In Sphingomonas profundi, the sequence GCGAAGGCGAAGCATTGCGCGAGGAAGAAGGCGCCGACCAGCGCGATCAGCGCGCGGAACAGCAGCACCGGCGTCTCGCGCGGAAACAGGGCGCGCGAATAGGCCAGGAAGAAGCCGATGAAGAGCGCGGTCGGGATATATTGCAGCGCCAGCACGGCGGTGAAGCTCAGGCCCGGCAGCGCCAGCAGCAGGATATTGTCATAGCTGAGGATCGCCGTGCCCGGTATGCCGCACAGCGCCGCCAGCGACAGATAGAGGGACGGCCGGTCCTGCCGGCGGAAGAGGTAGGCCACCAGCCCGTTCAGCGCCAGCAGCAGCAGCGCGCTGTGGAACAGCAGGTCCTTCATCCATTCCAGCGCGATCCAGCGGCGCATCGCCGATGCCTCGCCGAAGATCAGCGAATCGACGAAGCCGTTGTCGCGGTGCAGGAAGGCGCCGAGATCGATGCGCAGCGAGAGCGGCCGGCCGCCCGCCTCGAACGATATCTCGTGCGATCGCAGATCGTAGCGGGTGCCGGCGCGGTTCGTCGCGATGCGCCCGCGCGCCTCCACCAGCCGCCCGTCGATGAACACGCGGTCGGCGGCGAAGGTGATCGGGATGTGCAGCGTGTAGCGGCCCGGCGCCAGATCGCGGATCACCAGCCGGTAGCTGGCGACGCCGGACGGCGGCAGGCGTCCGCCGCCGGGCATCGGCAGGCCGGCCCAGCCGCCCGGCACGTCCGCCAGCGTGCTGCTGCCCGGCGGCACGTCAGACCCGTCGGCGCCCAGCCAGACGAGGCGCCACTTGCCGTCCAGCTGCACCGGGGCGGCGAGGCGGCCCCAGCCGCGATAGCTGATCGATCCGTTCTCCGCGCGGGGTGCATCGTGGGCGATCAGATCGACGAACATCGGCGCGCACAGCGCCAGCATCAGGCCGAGCACCAGGATGCCGAACAGCAGCCGGCCGCGCGAGCTGTCGCTGTCGCCGCCGAGCAGGCCGACGCGCCGCGCGAGGGACGTGCGCATCAGCACCGATCGGCCTCCGCGCCTGCGGCGCGGCCGATCGCGCGGGCCGGTGATCGCACGGACATCAACCCTCCTTCAGGACGGCAGCCTTATGCGTGCGCCACGCCTGGTTCGTCGAGTGCCTAACGCCCGGCCGGTCATCGCGTCCGCCGCCGGCTCAATCCGACGCGGCGAGATCGAGCAGGTAGCGCCCGTAGGCGGTCTTGGCGAACATCTCGCCGCGCCGGCGCAGCTGGTCGCGATCGATGAAGCCGTTGAGATAGGCGATCTCCTCCAGGCAGGCCACCTGCGTGTTCTGCCGCTTCTGGATGACGCGGACGAACTCCGACGCCTCGACCAGGCTGTCGTGCGTGCCGGTATCGAGCCACGCGTAGCCGCGCCCCATCTTCTCCACATAGAGCGCGTCCCGTTCCATGTAGAGGCGGTTGAGATCGGTGATCTCATATTCGCCGCGGGCGGAGGGGCGCACCTGCGCGGCAAGCTCCGTGACGCGGCTATCGTAGAAATAGAGGCCGGTGACGGCCAGGTTGGAGCGTGGCGCCTTCGGCTTCTCCTCCAGGCTGATCGCGCGGCCGTGCTCGTTCAGCTCGACGACGCCATAGGCCTCGGGATGATCGACATGATAGGCGAACACCGTCGCGCCCTGGGTGCGGGCGGTGGCGCTGGCCAGCAGCTCGCGCATGCCGGCGCCGAAGAAGATGTTGTCGCCCAGCACCAGCGCCGCCGCCTCGCCGGCGACGAAATCGGCGCCGATCACGAACGCCTGGGCCAGCCCGTCCGGCTTCGGCTGCTCGGCATAGTCGATGCGCAGGCCGAACTGCTCGCCATCGCCGAACAGGCGCCGGTAATTGTCGATATATTCGGGCGACGAGATGATCAGGATGTCGCGGATGCCGGCCAGCATCAGGATCGACATCGGATAGTAGATCATCGGCTTGTCGTAGATCGGCAGCAGCTGCTTGTTGATCGCCAGGGTCGCCGGGTGCAGCCGCGTGCCGGAGCCGCCGGCCAGGATGATGCCCTTCATGCCGTGTGTCCCAGCCGCTCGCCGGCATAGGCGCCGGAGAGGATGTCGCGCCACCAGCGCTCGTTGTCGAGATACCAGCGGATCGTCTTCTCGATGCCGGTCTCGAACGTCTCGCGCGGGCTCCAGCCGAGTTCGTCGCGCAGCCGGGAGGCATCGATCGCGTAGCGGAAATCGTGGCCCGGCCGATCCGCCACATAGCTGATCTGGGTGGCATAGGATTGCCCGTCGGCGCGCGGGCGGATGCGATCGAGCGTATCGCAGATGGTGGTGACGACCGTCAGGTTCGTCCGCTCCGAATTGCCGCCGACCATGTAGCTTGCTCCCAGGCGGCCGCGCTCGAACACGGCGCGCAGCGCGCGGACATGGTCGTCGACATACAGCCAGTCGCGCACGTTGGCACCCTTGCCGTAGACCGGCAGCGCCTCGCCCGACAGGCACTTGATGATCATCAGCGGGATCAGCTTTTCGGGAAAGTGATACGGCCCGTAATTGTTCGAGCAGTTGGTGATGACCACCGGCAGCCCGTAGGTGTGGTGCCACGCGCTCACCAGATGATCCGATCCCGCCTTGGACGCGGAATAAGGCGAGCGCGGATCGTAGGCGGTGTCCTCGGTGAAATAGCCCTCGTCGCCCAGCGCGCCGAACACCTCGTCGGTGGAGATGTGGTGGAAGCGGAACGCCTGCTTCTCCGCACCCTCCAGCGAGCGCCAGTGGTCCAGCGCGGCCGACAGCATCGTGAAGGTGCCGACGACGTTGGTCTGGATGAAGGCGGCCGGCCCGTCGATCGATCGATCGACGTGCGATTCCGCCGCCAGATGGGTGACGATCGTCGGCCGGAACTCGGCGAACAGCCGGGCCATGGCGGCGGCATCGCAGATGTCCGCGCGGGCGAAGCGGTAGCGCGGGCTGCGCGCCGCCTCCGCGACCGAGCTCTCGTTGCCGGCATAGGTCAGCGCGTCGACGTTCAGCAGCTCATAGTCGCTCTCGGCGATCAGGCTGCGCACCAGCGCGGAGCCGATGAAGCCGGCGCCGCCGGTCACGAGGATGCGGGTTGGGCCTTGGTCTGTCATCGTCTTCCCCCGCGATCAGAGAGAGGCGAGCGGCTGCAGCGGCCGGCCGTCATAGGCGAACGGGCTGGTCCACTGGGCCAGGCGGGGCAGCCTGCGATCCTTGTCGGACAGGACGGGGCCGTCCGCCGGCGCCGGCCACGGCAGGGCGATGTCCGGATCGTCCCACGCGATGCCGCCGTCGCAATCGGGCGCGTAATAATCGTCCACCTTGTAGATCACCTCGCTGTCCGGCTCCAGCGTGACGAAGCCGTGGGCGAAGCCGGCCGGCATGAACAGCTGATCGCCATTATCGGCCGAGAGCGTGGCCGCGACCCACTGGCCGAAGGTGGGCGATCCGTTCCGCACGTCCACCGCCACGTCCCAGATGCTGCCGCGCACGCAGCGCACGAGCTTGGCCTGCGCGTGCGGCGGCGCCTGGAAGTGCAGGCCGCGCAGCGTGCCGACCGGCCGGGAGAGCGAGTGATTGTCCTGGCAGAAGACGGTATCGATGCCCTGTTCGGCCAAGCGGCGCTGATGATAGGTCTCCGAGAACCAGCCGCGATCGTCGGCGAAGCGCTTGGGGCGGATCAGTTGAACGGGCAAGATAGGGTTCCGGTCTCGTTGCGAACGACGCTCGATAGCGCAACTGTGCGCCGCGGCGAAACCTTAAGCTGTCGCGATCGATCGCACCACCGGAACGATCGCTCGATATCGGCGCGAACGGGGCGCAAGCGGGGGTGACGGCGACCGCCGCCTGCGCCGGGCTGATCCTGGATCCCGGCCGGCCCGCGCGCCGCGCGGCTGGCACTGGCGACCGTCGCGCCGCCGCCGCTCGTTTCCTGCATCATGGCGACGCGCGGGCGGATCGAGCCGGCGCGGCATGCGATCGCCTGTTTCGACCGGCAGACCCACGCGCCGCGCGAGCTGGTGATCGCCTGTGCGACGCCCGGCAGCGCGGTGGCGCGCCACGTGGCCGGCCGCACGGACGTCAGGCTGGTGGAGGTGCCATCCGCCGCCACCGTCGGCGCGCTGCGCAACGCGGCGATCGCCGCCGCCGCCGGACCTCTGCTGTGCGTGTGGGACGACGACGATCTCGCCTGCCCCGACCGGCTGGCATGGCAGGTGGCGGCGCTGGCGGAGGCGCGGGCGGCCGCCTGCGTGCTGGCGCGGGTGCTGCTGTGGTGGCCGGCGCGGCGGCGACTGGCGGCCTCTGCCGGGCGGATGTGGGAGAACAGCCTGCTCGTCACCCGCGAGGGCATCGGCGCCTATCCCGATGTGGCGCGCGGCGGCGACACCGCGGTGGTCGCCGGCATCCGCGCCGCCCGGCGCATCGTGGCGCTCGATCGGGCGGACGCCTACTGCTACGTCGCGCATGGCGGCAACCTGTGGGGCGAGCGCCACTTCGAGATGCTGTTCGCCCGCGCGACACAGACCTTTTCCGGCGCCGCCTACGACGCGGCGGTGGAGCGCCTCTCGGCGCTGCCGCTCGACGCCTATGCCGCCGGGCTGGCCGGCTGACCGCCGCCTCCGACATGTGGCAGGCGCGCGATCCCGCCGGCTGCTGCTAGGCATCGCGCCGAGAGACGCCGAGGGAGAGAGCGATGATCCGCCATGTCGTGATGATCAAGTTCAAGAAGGACGCGCCGCGCGAGAAGATCGACATCTTCCTTGAGGAGGTGAAGAAGCTGCCGCACCTCAACAAGGAAATTCGCGACTACAGCCACGGCGAGGTCGTCCATACGCGCTATCATAGCGGCGACTTCGATTTCGCCAATTGCTGCGACATCGACAGCTACGAGGCGATGGAACGCTATATGTCGCACTGGGCGCACCTGCGCATGACGCCGTTCCTGCCCGACATCCTGGAGAACATGATCTCGTTCGACTGGGAGATCGACTATTGGGGCCCGGGCTTCGACACCAAGGCGGCCAAGGAGGAGGCCGAGAAGGAGACGGCGCGCGTGCTGCCCCGGCACGACGACCCCGCCAAGGCCTTCGTCCCCGAGGTGCGTGGCCAGACGAAGAAGCGCGCGATCGAGATGCTGAGCGCCGTCGGCCTGGAGCTGGACCCCGAGGTGGACGAGATCATCGGCTCCGTCTGGGCGCCGGACCGGATCATGTTCGTGACCCCGGAGGCGGGCGCCGAGGTGGACAAGGGCACGAAGGTGAAGATCGGCATCACCGGCGACTGGCTGACCGGCCCCGCCGTGCCCGCCGAAGCGACCGCCTGGTAAGCGAAGGGACACCGGATGATCATTCTGAACGGACGCATCAAGACCTCTCCCGAGGATGTCCGCGCGCTGGCGGCCGATCTGGTCGCGGGCGTCGCGCGCACCCGCAAGGAGGATGGCTGCATCGAATATGGCTTCGCGCTGGAGGATGCCGAGGCGGGCACGATCCTGGTGATCGAGCGGTGGCGCGACCAGGCATCGCTCGACACCCATCTCGCCACGCCCGAGATCGCCGAGCTGTTCGGCAAGTGGGGCGGCCGCTTCGAGGCGCAGGTGCGCATGTTCGATGCGTCGAACGAGCGGGGCATGGGCGAGTAGAGCGGGGGAGCGAAGCATGAGCGAGCCGGCGAGGATCGTCCAGAATTGCTATGTCGTCCGCAACCTGGAGGAGGCGTGCGCGCGGATGCACGCCCTCTACGGCATCGGCCCGTTCATCGGCGGGGTGGAGGCGGAACTCTCCGACCACGAATATCGCGGCCGGCCCGCCCCGCCGATCCGCCTGCGCGGCGTGTTCGTCCAGTCCGGCGATCTCAACATCGAGCTGGTCGAGCTCGTCTCGACCAGCCCCAGCGCCTTTCACGACATGTTCGCCGCCGGCGCCGAGGGCTTCCACCACGTCGCGATGTTCTGCGCGGACTATGCGGCGGAGCGGGACGCGATGATCGCGCAAGGGTATGCGCTGGCGAGCGAGTTCAGCGTCACCTTCGGGCCGGGCGACGTGGCGCAGATCTGCTACCTCGATGCGCGCGACACGCTGGGCCACATGATCGAACTCTATCCCGAGCACCCCGTGATCCGCGATATGTACCGCCAGGCGCGCGTCGCGCCGGACGGGTGGGACGGCCAGCGGCTGATCATTCCCTGGGGCGAGGTGTAGGCCGCGGCGCGGGGAGCGCCGGGCTCAGCGGAGCGCCAGCAGCCGCTCCGCCTGCTTCAGGTGCGGCCGGTCGATCATGCGGCCGTCCAGCGAGAGGGCGCCGGCGCCCGGATCGGCGGCGAAGGCGGCGACGATCGCCTCGGCATGGGTGATCTCCGCCTCGGTCGGGGCGAAGGCCTGCTCGATCACCGGCACCTGCGAGGGGTGGATCGCCATCATGCCGGTGAAGCCGTCGCGCCGGGCGCGCGCGGCGAAGGCGGCCAGGCCCGACAGGTCGCGGAAGGCGGGATAGACCGTCTCGATCGGCGCGACGCCGGCCGCGCCCGCGCCGAACAGGGTGAGCGCGCGGCACATCTGGTAGGGTGCGGTGAAGCTGCCATCCTCCTCGCGCGAGGTGCTTGCACCGATCGCGGCGGGCAGATCCTCCGCCCCCCAGGTGATCCCGGCCAGACGCGGCGTGACGCCGCCATAGCTGCCGAGCCGGAACACGGCGGCCGGCGTCTCGCTGGCGATCGGCAGGATGGCGATGCCGCCCAGCGGCAGCCCGTGCAGCACCTCGCCCCGCGCCAGCGCGTCGTCCAGCGCCGCCAGCGAGGCGGCACCTTCCGCCTTGGGCAGCACGATGCCGTCCGGCCGGCCCGACATCACGGCGGCGAGATCGTCGTCGCTGAGGCCGCTATCCAGCGGGTTGATCCGCACGAACAGGGCGCAGCGCCGCTCCGCCGTGGCGAGGAAATCCGCCACCATCCGCCGCGCCTCGGCCTTGCGCGGCGGCGCCACGGCATCCTCCAGATCGAGGATCAGCGCCCGCGCGCCCAGCCCCAGCGCCTTCTCCATCCGTTCCGGCCGGTCGCCCGGCACGAACAGCAGCGATCGCAGATTCATCGCCGGCGTCACCGCGACGCCGCCGCGGCGACAGGGCAGGCGGTCGCGCCGATCGCGCCGAGCGCCAGGCAGCGCCCGTCCACGTCGCCCGGCGGCGTGAGGCCGAGGATCGCGGCGAGCGTCGGCGCGATATCCACCGTCTCCACCGGCAGGAAGCGGGTCTGCGCCGGCGCGCCCTTCCACCAGAACAGGATCGGCACGCGGCGATCATAGTTCCACACGCTGCCGTGGCCGGCGATGTAGCTGCCCGGGCGCGGCAGCGGCGCCGTGTACGGCCGCGCCGCGACCAGCAGATCGCCGGATCGGCCGCGATAGGCGCTCTCGGCGAACCGCTCCTGCAGGCTCAGTTCGTCGGGCGCCTTGCCGCGCGGCACCGGCGTGGCGAGGATCTCGTCCAGGGTGAAGGCGGCGGCGACGTCCGGCTCCCCGGCCAGCGCGCGCTTGGCGGCGGCCAGCATGCGCGGGCGATCGGCGGCGGCGATGGCAGGCACCAGCGCGAGCTCGTCGAGGCTGCCGGCGAATGGCGCGACGGTGGCGCCGGTCTCCGCCATCACCGCCGCGTTCATCCGCTGGACGATCGCGTCGCCATCGACGCGCCCGGCCGGATAGCCCTCGGCCGCGAGCCGCTCGACCAGATCGGAGCCGCCATGATCGGCCGTCAGCATCACCAGATAGGGGATCGCCAGCTTGTCCAGCTTGGCGAGCAGCGCGCCGATGCCGGCGTCAAGGCTGTGCAGCTGCTCGCACATCTCCGGCCCGCGCGTGCCGTAGGCGTGGCCGACATAGTCGGTGCCGGAAAAGCTGATCGCCAGCAGGTCCGTCGCCGGGCCGCGGCCCAGGCGGTAATGGTCGATCAGCCGCTCGGCCGCGGCCTCCGTCATCCGGTCGTCTGTGGGGGAGGCCATGACGTTGCGCCAGAGATCGGCCGGCTTGTCCGACGTGCCGTAGCCCGCAGGCGGCAGGTCCGAGCGGAACGGCTGGCCGGCGACCGTCCACGTTCCGGCGGCGGCGCGGCAATCGGCGTGGGCGTAGGTCCAGCGCGGCGGCTTCAGCCAGTTCCCCTTGAGCGAGGTGGTGAGGGCGGCCAGCGGGGCGAGCGCCTTGGCGCCATCCTCGCCGGGGCGGACATAGGTGGTGAAGCCGTAGCCGGGGAACAGCCAGAACACCCCGTCCGGATTGTGCCCGGCCATGTTGATCGC encodes:
- a CDS encoding alkaline phosphatase family protein; translation: MRVFLTSIGLAAGLAAATAPAAAAGAQPATAAAAPPRLVVAISVDQFSANLFEEWRPRFTAGLKRLSGGIVYPSGYQSHAATETCPGHSTMLTGRHPNKTGIVANSLRDETSGKTVYCLADSDVQLAHDKTAPGVSPKKLRVDTLGEWLKAASPQSRVVAVSGKDRGAINMAGHNPDGVFWLFPGYGFTTYVRPGEDGAKALAPLAALTTSLKGNWLKPPRWTYAHADCRAAAGTWTVAGQPFRSDLPPAGYGTSDKPADLWRNVMASPTDDRMTEAAAERLIDHYRLGRGPATDLLAISFSGTDYVGHAYGTRGPEMCEQLHSLDAGIGALLAKLDKLAIPYLVMLTADHGGSDLVERLAAEGYPAGRVDGDAIVQRMNAAVMAETGATVAPFAGSLDELALVPAIAAADRPRMLAAAKRALAGEPDVAAAFTLDEILATPVPRGKAPDELSLQERFAESAYRGRSGDLLVAARPYTAPLPRPGSYIAGHGSVWNYDRRVPILFWWKGAPAQTRFLPVETVDIAPTLAAILGLTPPGDVDGRCLALGAIGATACPVAAAASR
- a CDS encoding Dabb family protein, whose translation is MIRHVVMIKFKKDAPREKIDIFLEEVKKLPHLNKEIRDYSHGEVVHTRYHSGDFDFANCCDIDSYEAMERYMSHWAHLRMTPFLPDILENMISFDWEIDYWGPGFDTKAAKEEAEKETARVLPRHDDPAKAFVPEVRGQTKKRAIEMLSAVGLELDPEVDEIIGSVWAPDRIMFVTPEAGAEVDKGTKVKIGITGDWLTGPAVPAEATAW
- the rfbA gene encoding glucose-1-phosphate thymidylyltransferase RfbA, which codes for MKGIILAGGSGTRLHPATLAINKQLLPIYDKPMIYYPMSILMLAGIRDILIISSPEYIDNYRRLFGDGEQFGLRIDYAEQPKPDGLAQAFVIGADFVAGEAAALVLGDNIFFGAGMRELLASATARTQGATVFAYHVDHPEAYGVVELNEHGRAISLEEKPKAPRSNLAVTGLYFYDSRVTELAAQVRPSARGEYEITDLNRLYMERDALYVEKMGRGYAWLDTGTHDSLVEASEFVRVIQKRQNTQVACLEEIAYLNGFIDRDQLRRRGEMFAKTAYGRYLLDLAASD
- a CDS encoding putative quinol monooxygenase, which produces MIILNGRIKTSPEDVRALAADLVAGVARTRKEDGCIEYGFALEDAEAGTILVIERWRDQASLDTHLATPEIAELFGKWGGRFEAQVRMFDASNERGMGE
- the rfbB gene encoding dTDP-glucose 4,6-dehydratase, which translates into the protein MTDQGPTRILVTGGAGFIGSALVRSLIAESDYELLNVDALTYAGNESSVAEAARSPRYRFARADICDAAAMARLFAEFRPTIVTHLAAESHVDRSIDGPAAFIQTNVVGTFTMLSAALDHWRSLEGAEKQAFRFHHISTDEVFGALGDEGYFTEDTAYDPRSPYSASKAGSDHLVSAWHHTYGLPVVITNCSNNYGPYHFPEKLIPLMIIKCLSGEALPVYGKGANVRDWLYVDDHVRALRAVFERGRLGASYMVGGNSERTNLTVVTTICDTLDRIRPRADGQSYATQISYVADRPGHDFRYAIDASRLRDELGWSPRETFETGIEKTIRWYLDNERWWRDILSGAYAGERLGHTA
- a CDS encoding VOC family protein, which codes for MSEPARIVQNCYVVRNLEEACARMHALYGIGPFIGGVEAELSDHEYRGRPAPPIRLRGVFVQSGDLNIELVELVSTSPSAFHDMFAAGAEGFHHVAMFCADYAAERDAMIAQGYALASEFSVTFGPGDVAQICYLDARDTLGHMIELYPEHPVIRDMYRQARVAPDGWDGQRLIIPWGEV
- a CDS encoding HpcH/HpaI aldolase/citrate lyase family protein; protein product: MNLRSLLFVPGDRPERMEKALGLGARALILDLEDAVAPPRKAEARRMVADFLATAERRCALFVRINPLDSGLSDDDLAAVMSGRPDGIVLPKAEGAASLAALDDALARGEVLHGLPLGGIAILPIASETPAAVFRLGSYGGVTPRLAGITWGAEDLPAAIGASTSREEDGSFTAPYQMCRALTLFGAGAAGVAPIETVYPAFRDLSGLAAFAARARRDGFTGMMAIHPSQVPVIEQAFAPTEAEITHAEAIVAAFAADPGAGALSLDGRMIDRPHLKQAERLLALR
- the rfbC gene encoding dTDP-4-dehydrorhamnose 3,5-epimerase; amino-acid sequence: MPVQLIRPKRFADDRGWFSETYHQRRLAEQGIDTVFCQDNHSLSRPVGTLRGLHFQAPPHAQAKLVRCVRGSIWDVAVDVRNGSPTFGQWVAATLSADNGDQLFMPAGFAHGFVTLEPDSEVIYKVDDYYAPDCDGGIAWDDPDIALPWPAPADGPVLSDKDRRLPRLAQWTSPFAYDGRPLQPLASL
- a CDS encoding glycosyltransferase family A protein, whose amino-acid sequence is MATRGRIEPARHAIACFDRQTHAPRELVIACATPGSAVARHVAGRTDVRLVEVPSAATVGALRNAAIAAAAGPLLCVWDDDDLACPDRLAWQVAALAEARAAACVLARVLLWWPARRRLAASAGRMWENSLLVTREGIGAYPDVARGGDTAVVAGIRAARRIVALDRADAYCYVAHGGNLWGERHFEMLFARATQTFSGAAYDAAVERLSALPLDAYAAGLAG